AGCTTATCAAAAAAAAAATTATTTCTTATGAGATTAATATAACAGTTGTCAGTGGCTTTCTCTGCTCCAAAGGTTTTGCAAAGAGGAAAAATGCCAAACTTTATTGAAACAGAAATGTTACAAGTAAGACTCTGTTTTGAAACAGAGAAACAAAGATGCCATGTTGGTCTAAGATTGAGCTTATTATAAGTTTGATTTCTTATCAGATTTTCGTAGATTTATAACAAATGTCTTAATCAAGGTGAACCATTTTCCTACTATACATCTGTGAAGGTTCATGACAGGATAAAAGTCTAAACTTTAGAGGTTCAAGTAGTCGCTCTTAAGTCTAAAGCTATGTGAAAACAGAGTAAAGTCTGAAACTTTAGACCTATAATGATGATTTAAGACATGATTCCAGAGATGGGGGTTAATCAGGTAGTGCAGAAATGTTATAATAAAGCGAGTGAGGAAAAAAATAGGTGTGGTAGTGTTTAGGTGGGCTTTACCAGGAAGCTCCCAAGGCTCAGACTTGTTGAGATCAACTTGAGAAATGGCTGCACAAGTGAAACTGGAGTCAAGGACCTTCTTGAGGAGGTAGTAAGTGATGAGCTCTTCATCAGTAGGATGAAACCTAAACCCAGGTGGCATTATGGTTTCATCTTCATATCTTGATGATCTCTCCCAACCACTGAAGACATCCATATCCATTGTGGGCAGAAGCTCTAAAGCAAACAAAACCCTAGATTTTCCGGTGTTTAAAGACAAAGGAAGGTGAAATAGTAAAAGGGTCCTTTTGTAAAATGATCTGTGTTTCTCCTGTTGTGCAAGCAACTGATGTGATATTGGACAGTAGCTAGTGTGACAGATAGAGTTGATGTTGATGTGTTCAATACACCACACAAAACGAATATATACATGTATATATGATGCGTGTGTATATGCATGCAATTAATATCGCTGAAAATGTATTAGAATCTTGGATAAATATAATTAAAACATTTGTCTTTTGAGCATGCAATGCGTGCATGGCTGGAAATCTCAGGGGACTCTACGTCAGCCAAATCTTTATTTTTGGTTACTAGCCAATATATTATTGGATCTTTATCTACTGAAACAGTCTGAACTTCACCATGAATAAGATCCTTGTTACGAATAATTCAATACGCGTTAGTATCTTCAAGATAAAACTTTATTACAAGGAACAAAGAAGACACGTAAAAGAAAAGGAAGAGCATGGATGCATCAAATCAAGAAGAAGCATTTCACATCCATCCATCAGTGTCTGTAGAAGAAACGAACGGACCGGATATAGACGCGTCTTATCTGTCACAAGGAAACGTCCTCACAGGCTTTACATCAAATCACACTCCAATCTTTACTTTCTTTGCATGCATCTTTCTCCCCTCTCCTGCAATTTTTTTCACCTCTATGCTTCCCCACAAATAAATCTACCTACATCTTTCGGATTTCTACAAGTATCTGCAGTTCTATTGTATACACAAAACCGGATCTAACCGGGAGAGATTAGTCCAATTATGGAAGGAATGTTACAAAACACCTTTTTGTTTCACTATTCATAACAACACAGCAATTTAAGAGACTTTCCTTGATGAATAAAACTTCCTTTAAATTCATCTCTCCTTCTAGAACCGATCAAAGTGACACATAGATAATTAATTAAAAAATACTCCTTACGTTTCAAAATAGATGATGTTTTAGAAAGTTTTTGATGTTTTAAAATAGATGATGTTTTGAATTTTTATATTAATCTTAGTTTTATTGAAAAGTGTGTGACTAATGATGTTTTATATTTATCTTTAAGGATTGGCTGAATTAATTTTGGTTTATATTTTTAATGTTATTTTTTAGGAAAGAGTGTATACCTTAATTCTTGTGCATACACCCAAAACATCAAGTATTTTGAAACAGAGGGAGTATTAAATTTATTTTAAAAGAACTAAAACAAAGAATAATGCCAATTTTAACTATGATGCCGCTAGCTAAACCGTAAACCGTAAATCCTAAATCTTAAATTTTATACCCTAAACCTTAGATCCTAAATGAAAATGAAACCTTAAACCCTTAGGATGAACCTAAGTTTTGTTCAGTCTAGAATGGATAGAAACAGAGGAGGAAACAATGCATGCCATCTTGAATAGTTATAACTATGTGTCCGTTCGTTTTATTATCAAAAGACGGTAAGCTGTTTTAAAGTCAATCCGAGACTGGACTGGGCTGCGGCATTCAGGCTTAAGCCCAAATTAATAGTGTGTCTGGTGAATGGTTTGATACGTTTTGGTCTACTGAGTCTTGTCCTTAGAGACTGCATGGCATTTGTAGTAGTAGCAGACGGCACGCAGTAATTTACTGTGATGTGATTCCCCCTAACTTCTTTGAAGCATTCTTTTTTCTCAACATCGTCGACAAATGTTCAGGTACGTAGCTGACTTCTCTATCCATCACTAATTAGCCTCGGCAACTTGCCACGCAATAAAGATTACGGCGGATTAGCATAATTAGTGTTAGTTATAGCATATGCAATGTAAGATTATAATTGGGGAACAATATAGGTTCAAAGCGCGAGACTTGTTGCTTTTACTGTTTTACATAACATGTTTCTTAATATTTTATCAAAATCTTTGTATTTATTAGGTTACTACAACTCTTAGCTGTCGCTTTGGAGGCGATTGAGAACAAAGAATATATATAGAATAAAAACTATATTGTTTTATATTATACCGAAACCAATTTGTTACATTTTAGTTTATGAATCACATGGCATGTTGACTGTCATGACAGGGCTTATTATGCCGTTTCTTAGCTATCATACCTTTTTTTTTTTGTCATCTCGTTTTATTAAAAGCCAAAAAACCAACAAAGAACAAGAAGATAAAAGATAAAGGCCCAAACAGAGAGGTCGAACAAACTAACAACTAGGGCAAACCGCAAGCCCAACTAACATAAAAGCCCATCGAAAGAAAGAGGCTTAGCAGTCAACGAGACAGCTCACAGCCAACGCATCAGACGCGTGCGGTTAGATGGACGCGTGGCGGAAGAGCAGAGACAACCCTTTCTTCACCGATTTCCAAGTCGCAGCCGAAATATCTAACCGGAGATCCACCGGAACATACCGGAACAGGAAGCTCAGGATTAGAACAACTAAGCATCTGAGAAGCTCGAAATCAGTAGCCATAAACCACTACACCGTTTCAAAGAAATCGAATCGATCTAACTAAGGTCCATTTAGAACGAAGAAAACTGAAGATCTAACAATTTTTAAAAAACTATCTTTAAAGATAAAGTTTAGCTTGAAGATGAGACCGCCCAAATGAACGGGAAAAGATCACAGTAATCAAAAATCACCCTTAGCAAAATCGAATCGAAAGAAAACTAAGAAACGATGAACAAAAACAAAGAAAGATTAAAAAACATAAGAGGAAAACTGTATAAAACAGATTTGAAATCCATCAGAGATGGGAGATGAATCTCAAAATAAAAGCCGGAAAATACGGTGTTAATGGAAACCACCGCTTGCCGGAGACGGAAGCCGGCCAAGACAGTGCTTTAGGAGCCACCACTTGCCAGAGTCATAGCCCGACCATCGGGAATCAAGCGCCGGTAACATATCCGACCAGCTTGACGGAGCCTCTCTCTTTCTGAAGGATAGAGGAAAGAAAAGAGAGAGAGACCATTCACCTTCACTTTCTCAATCATCCATCTTGAAAAGTATGAAGGAGAGAACAGAGAGGAGAGAGAAAGCTATCCAAAGGACCCTTAGCTATCATACCTTTCTTTGAAACCTTATTTTTCCTTAGTTGTTGCCAGAAATCATTTCCATTTGTTTTTTTTTTTTTTTTTTTTTTTGATTAACCTGGAGGGACTTCTATCCCCAGGGGCCAACCCCTCGGCGCGAGGCGGACCATTTGGTATTATGGGGAATTAGATACCCCAATTGCCTGGCCAGCGGTTCGAACCCTGGTGCGTATTGAGGCCGAAGCTCTCTCAACACCACCAGGCCAACCCCGCTGGTTATCATTTCCATTTGTTTTAATTACTTTTCCACAAAATTAATGAAGCTTAGTTTCTGCAACGTCCTAAATGAAATAAAAATCACAAACCCATACTTATCAATAATATTGAAAATAATGGAGTCATTATAATTTATTGGAAGTTATTTATTGACTCCAAGATCTGAATAATTGGAAAATGAAAGTCTTTTCTATTTGGAATAAGTCTCATTTTATTTCCTTTTTTGTTTGCACTCAGATTTCTTTGTTTCCCTTTCTATATGCTCAATAAAAACAAAAAACTGACTCCACATAAAACATTAAAAAGAAAAATATTAAAAAAATAAATGCTGAATGGTTGCCCACATGGGCACCTCTTAATAAGTCTCCAGAATCTATGCTTCAAATACAAACATAACAAGAAGAAGAAGAAAGAAAGAACAAAAACTTATCTCTTTTGGTTATCTCTTTGTCTGAATTAAAAAAAAATGGATCCTACTTTGAATGATCATCAAGAGTTGGAACAAATCGAAGCTATTGATGATCTTCTTGAAGATTTCTGGTTCTTTGATAACTTACTTGACAGAAGATCAAGAATCTTGAGGTACTGCCATTCAGATCCTTACCCTCTTTCTCCTTCTTCCTCTTCCTCTTCCACTTGTCTGAAACCCGATTTCTCGAAAATTGGAGATTCGGATTCAGACAAGAAGCTTCTAAATGCTCCCACCGAGGGAGACTCGGTTCAACTACCGTGTATAGTGAATAAAAAAGGTGGAAGAGAGCCTGAGAAGATAAACAAGATGAGAAGGCAGTTCTCTGAGAAGCTTAGGGTTCAAGAACGAAGAGCTTACTTGCAAAAGAAGGAACCTATGGTTCGAGAGAAGGGAATTAGAGAAAGCTCTAAAAAGAACAGAACTGGTATTAATAGTAGTTGTAATAACAATAGTGTCCAGTGTTGCCCGATGGGAGGGAGTTTACAGAGAACTCAGACGTTACCTAGTTACATAGGAAGAGAAGATCTCGGAAATGAGTTTCAAGAAGAGATTGACGATTCGAGAATGGGGTTCTTGATCCGTGAAGCCATCGCTAGCTCTTCTTCAGGGTTTACTCCAACAAAACAGAACACACCAAAGGTAATATCTCTTTTCATTGTAATTTTTTTATTATTTTTGGTATCATTAGATTATTTTCTACTTTTGGATTATTGCTAGTATTAAATACCTAAGTTTGATAAGAAAGTTTCAAACATGGTGTAGAGTTCAAGCATTCCAAGGCCTAGACCACCGAGACACTCACGATCAGAAGATGCTATTCAAGAGATGGTCGTCAAGTCACAAAGAAACCCAAGTCGTAAAACGCTGCGTAAGACGTTAAGCAGCGTTGATACGAAAGAGCTTCTGATGTTGAAGGACTTGGACATTGATGAGTCGGAGAGGAAACAAGAAAAAGATGACGAAGAACAGAGGAGGGTCCCACGCGCAGCCGTGAAAAGCCGGTCTGCAGCGGTGGTGGGTCAGCCGATTCCAGTGTGGGTTCCAAAGGAGTCAAGAAGAGATATGAAAGCTCAAATCAAGTTCTGGGCTCGAACCGTGGCAAGTAATGTTCGACAAGAATGCTGAAAACATCATTTGTTTTCCTTTGACAACAAATGATTATAAATATAACCCTCTTTTCTATATTATTCGTTCCTTATTTTGTTCAAAAACATTCATCTATTATTTTACCAAAAATAAGAAAATACAAACATAAACATAATAATGTGATTATTTACGCAAGAGCATCTCCAAAAGTCCCCTTATAACTTCAAATATAAGGTTTTTTGTACTCCAAAAGCAATCTCAAAACCTTAAATTTTAAGGTTTTGAATAGCGAAACCTCGAATATAAGGGGTTTCACTGTACAAAACTTTATATTTAAGGTTCCTTACTTTTTAGTCTTCTTGCTTTTATAACTTTCAAATAATGTTATTAACTTTCTTGTTTAATCATTTTAGTCATTTTTAATACAAAATAATTTATTAGCACTGCAAAAAATATTATATAAAAATAGTATTACATCAAATAAATACAAAATATAAAAAAACTGAATACAAGATACAAAATAAAAAAGTTCATTTATCATTTCAAAATGTCTTAATTGATCATATATGTGATCATTATGGAAGTTATTATACTGAATAATTGCGTAACTTATTTAAATTTAAAGAATTAGTTTGTATGTTTTTACATGGAATATTTTAATATAATATTTATAATTTTGTTTATAATACTTTATAGCTATTATAAAAGATTTATGCTTTTAGTTAAATTTTGTTAAACATAAGGATTGTTATGTAAAATATAAAAGTTTTAAGGTTTAATATAAAGTTTTATTTTTAGAGAGAAACAACCTCAAGCTTTATATTTGAAGTTTTGCCAAACTTTAAAATAAGGTGGTTTTTGGAGATGCTCTAAGAAGAATGAAATAGAAGTGGATTAAACAATCACTTGAAAAGTTGAAATACGTTGAGATGGTAAAGTTTTCAGTTCTCCTCTCGCTTATAGACGTTCTCAAGGAATCCGAGTTAAAAGTTTTCAGACTTGGTGTGAGATTGTAGACGTTCAGATCATCTGGTGTTAAGAAGTCGTTGAAAGATGAAACGATGGAGAGACTGAAAGCAATGGGCTCAGCTCCAATAGAAGAAGGTGGTGGTAAGTCGACTCCATCGGCGGGTCAGGCATTTCTTGGAGCGGTTTCAGCTGGAGTCAGGGCTCAATCGTCAGACTATTTCTGATTCGTTTCTTCTTTTCTCTTGATCATTCTCACTGCTTCTGTCACAGTTCTTGTTTCAGTCTATCTTTGCGTAGTTGGATTGTAGCAAGTAATATCATTACCTTGCGGTCCAAGTATCATCATAGTCTCAACATAAGCACATAACTGAGAGATCTGAAAAGATATGGATAAGTATTGTTTTTTTGATAAACCCTATCGGTTATCCGATCGGTCTCGGAAGGAACGCAAGCGTACCACACTGTATGATCCGAGCTTGAATATCTTCCGAAGGTGAACCGATCGTCTATTACGATCTACCATGTAAGCCAATTGGGCCGAAGCCCAAGTCCAAACTAGCCAAGTAGTGATAATTTAGTTTCCAGTGGAAATCAAACCCATAATTGATGCGTGTACACACCAAACCTCAAGAGTAAGCCCCCAAGAAATTACTAGTAAGCTACCACCACTTGGATAAGTATTATCATGGTCTCAATCCCATCACTGAGAGATAAGAGTGATAGAATAAGTATCATCACGTTCTCATCAATATACCCTTTTGATGAATGCTTGTTTACAATAAGAGTCAAGTCACACCATGGTTTTAAATGTTCTATGTGCAACTAGAACTAGCGATAACATTCATTGAGTAAAAAGACCTATTCTTGCTGGGCCTGAGACCCTCAAACTTCTACAAAAGATTTATAAGTGTCTTCTCTCTCTTTGCAGGTTAGGCAAATCACAGTACCGCAAGGTATATATAAGCTTCACTCTGTTTTCCATCTCAAGCCATTCCGGCAATTTCTCTGACTGGATTCT
This sequence is a window from Brassica oleracea var. oleracea cultivar TO1000 chromosome C1, BOL, whole genome shotgun sequence. Protein-coding genes within it:
- the LOC106292900 gene encoding uncharacterized protein LOC106292900, with the protein product MDPTLNDHQELEQIEAIDDLLEDFWFFDNLLDRRSRILRYCHSDPYPLSPSSSSSSTCLKPDFSKIGDSDSDKKLLNAPTEGDSVQLPCIVNKKGGREPEKINKMRRQFSEKLRVQERRAYLQKKEPMVREKGIRESSKKNRTGINSSCNNNSVQCCPMGGSLQRTQTLPSYIGREDLGNEFQEEIDDSRMGFLIREAIASSSSGFTPTKQNTPKSSSIPRPRPPRHSRSEDAIQEMVVKSQRNPSRKTLRKTLSSVDTKELLMLKDLDIDESERKQEKDDEEQRRVPRAAVKSRSAAVVGQPIPVWVPKESRRDMKAQIKFWARTVASNVRQEC